A window of Diabrotica virgifera virgifera chromosome 9, PGI_DIABVI_V3a contains these coding sequences:
- the LOC126892533 gene encoding uncharacterized protein LOC126892533 gives MTPEHNVRKTQYAVTCNIDEECEKVLNIQCHDCAASSGGCKHSIALLMWLHRRSEEPSPTEVACYWAKSKLSKVGTSVKYLTLKDFGAQEELSSDEESSLFLQEVVNQGLEHNVESQLLKHFKPNRILQHLGLHQLMLNFVSKNDSSEMALNFSEFLELYYQEMDPQLCSEAAAITIEQSNSGLWFDLRYARITASKIYDAAHCKKSDGSLVNQILGVTKLPATEAMSRGKRLEDAVIKALEQKLKMKLSHIGLQLNHRHPIFGASPDAISEEFVVEIKCPQSEKTICNNLTKNMEITAKYKAQVQLQMFLCKKQKALFCVADPNFEENLKFFDIWVQYDEEYIKMLMDAAENFWQYNIFTHLCNSFKK, from the exons ATGACACCTGAACACAATGTGAGGAAAACACAATATGCTGTAACTTGCAATATTGATGAGGAATGTGAAAAGGTGTTAAATATTCAGTGCCATGACTGTGCTGCCTcttcag GTGGATGTAAGCATTCCATAGCACTCTTGATGTGGCTTCACAGAAGGAGTGAAGAACCTTCTCCAACTGAAGTTGCTTGTTACTGGGCAAAGAGTAAACTTTCCAAAGTTGGAACTTCGGTTAAATACCTAACTTTGAAGGATTTTGGAGCACAAGAAGAACTGAGCTCAGATGAAGAAAGCTCACTTTTTTTACAGGAAGTTGTGAACCAAGGACTAGAACATAATGTTGAGAGTCAGTTATTGAAACACTTCAAGCCTAACAGAATTTTACAACATCTTGGACTACACCAATTGATGTTAAATTTTGTTAGCAAAAATGATTCTTCGGAAATGGCACTGAATTTTTCAGAATTTCTAGAACTTTATTATCAGGAAATGGATCCCCAACTATGTTCTGAAGCTGCAGCAATAACGATTGAACAGTCTAATTCCGGTTTATGGTTTGACCTGCGATATGCAAGAATAACTGCATCAAAGATTTATGATGCAGCACACTGCAAAAAATCAGATGGTTCCCTGGTTAACCAAATACTTGGTGTAACCAAACTTCCTGCTACAGAAGCCATGTCTCGAGGAAAAAGGCTTGAGGATGCTGTAATTAAAGCTTTAGAACAAAAATTAAAGATGAAACTCAGTCATATTGGGTTACAATTAAATCACAGGCATCCAATATTTGGGGCTTCTCCAGATGCTATATCTGAAGAGTTTGTAGTTGAAATAAAATGTCCTCAATCTGAGAAAACTATTTGtaacaatttaacaaaaaatatggaaaTTACAGCAAAATACAAAGCTCAAGTGCAGCTACAGATGTTTCTATGTAAGAAACAAAAAGCATTATTTTGTGTTGCAGATCCTAATTTTgaggaaaatttaaaattttttgatatatgGGTACAATATGATGAAGAATACATAAAGATGTTAATGGATGCTGCCGAAAACTTCtggcaatataatatatttacacATTTATGTAACTCattcaaaaaatga